ATCCGGCTGGTTTCGGAGGAGAGGATGTCCATGCAGACCTGCCTGAATACCGGGTCCTTTTTGTCCACACTGGCCTGGCGGACCGCAAGGGTTTTGGCAATCATGATGCAGCCGCGGATGGTCGGGGCAAATTCATAGGCGTCGGAATCTCTCAGCCCCCTTACAATCCTGACGATCTTGGTGGCATCCCCATTGACAAGGCCTGACTTGAATTCGGTGATCCGCACCTCGGTCTCCTCGTCAAAATAATCGATGTCGAGCGTGATCATCCGATCCCGCAAGGCGTCCTGACTCCTGTGAACCCCGGCATATTCCTCCGGATTGCTGGTAAATATGGCTGTAAAATCCGGGTGGACCTTCAGGTAGTTCCCCTCTCCATGGCGCGGGGCAGGAAGATCCAGCATCCTCTCCTGAAGGACCGACAGAAGGATATTGTTGGCCTCGGGCCGTGTTCGGGTAAACTCATCGTATATGAGGGTAAATCCGTTCTTGCAGGCCACGGTGAGACGATTGTCCGCCCATCTTTTATGCATATCCTCTTCGGTCTTAAGGACCGTATGAATATAGTTGTCCACCACCTTGCGGCTGCGAAAACCGGTCTCCCCGCCCACCAGATCGGATGTGGAAAATTCCTCGTCGCCGTGGATCATGACCACGGGCCGGCCGATCATGGCCGCCACGTGCATGGCGAGAGTGGTCTTGCCGGTCCCGGAAATCCCCCGAAAATGGATCGGAAAACCGGCCGCAATATACGACATGGCCCTTTCCGCAATATCACGCACATAGGGCGTTTCCACAAAATTCGGAAGGGAGCGAGGCTCCAGAACCGTTATGCTTCCATCGATTGACATAAATGCCTCCTTTCTTCTTCAACGACCACTAACCACTCCCCTGCCGCCGCATGTCAGACAGGGGAGATATTGGCCCGGGGCCCATCCCCTCCCATGGCAATGGGGACAATCTTCTGCCGGCGCCGTTGCCTTCACTACCCCCTTACCGCCGCAAACGGTACAGACCAGACGGCGTTGAGGCTGAACACCGGTCCCCTTACAATATGCGCATTTTATGAAAGGCCCCCGGATGGTCACCCTGCCCTTCCCTCCGCAGACCTGACAGGCAGATTGGTCGGATAGAAGTTCAAACGGGTCCATCCCGGTGCCTTGACAAAAGGCGCACTTCAGGGGATCTTTCCCCTCAACCTGCAGGTCTGCTTTAAACGTCATTGTCTCTCTCCTTCCGGGCACTGCCTTGCCCGGCAACATACAGCAGACGGTATGCGCCATTCGGGGATCGATACCACCCGTAGGCTGCACATCCATTCCGACCTTATTTTCACCGCAAGGCGCAGAGAACGCAAAGGGACTTGTGTTTTTGTTCACTCTGGACCTTTGCGTCTCCGCGGTGAGACATCATTTCTTCCTGCCGCCCCTATTTATTGAGATGATACGGTTAGACGATAAAATAGGTCGAGTCCTCTTTCTTAACATCCCCCCCGTCCAGGAGTTCTCTCATAATCGGAATCAGGGAACGCCAGTTTTCCACACCCAAGGTCTCGGCAAGTTCCACCATCCTCAACCCGCCCGGGGTTTCTTCCAATAGGCCTAGGATCTCGCTGATCAGGCCCTCTCTTTGATCCAATTCTTCCTCCACCTCCTCTTCCGGTTCTGCCTTGACATCGGTCTCGACGGCGGGTTCCGGCATGGGCGCTCTTTCTGCCGCCACCTCCTCGGGGCGACTTTCCGACGTCTTTTCTTGAAATGCCTCCGGAACGGTCTCTGGTATCACCACAGGTTTCGCCTCTATCGGAGGTGTCATCGCCTTTTCGCCCCTGGACATTCGCATGGCAGAGAGAATCTGGCTCCACGCCCGGGTCGCCTCGCCGCGGTCCTTGTTTAGTTGCCCCATCATTTCTGCAACGCCGGCAGACAGTTCCGATGCAAACCCGCTCAGGGTTGATCTGAGTTCTTGGGCCTTTTCTTTCAGCTCCTGTCCCATGGTTTCCTGCCGGTCTGTTTCCGCCTTGTCCAGATCCGCCTTGAACTCCGCCAGCTCGGATGTGAAGACCTCTAATTGGGATTTCAGGCTGTCCCACATCTCCTGTCGCGCCGTCCCGAATTCCTTCAGCAGGTCCCGTGTACCTTCCAGCGCGGCGCCCACATCCCTTCTACGCTCGGCTATTTCGCCCAGGGCCTCTTCTTTTCTGACCCTTTCCGCCTTATCCAGATCCGCCTTGAACTGCGTCAGCAATGACATGAACGCTTTCAGGTCCGACCTGAGACTGTCGCCCATCTCTTTGAGCTGAGCGCGGATCATCTCCACACGCTCCTTATGAGCCCCGGCAAGATCTACCCTGAAACTTGTCAGGGCGGATGTGAAATCTTCCAGGTCTGATTTCAGACGGCGCCACATATCTTTCCGCGCATTCTCAAAGTCATCGACCAGGTTCAGGGTATCTTTCCGCAGATTGGCGATGTGCTGAGATCGTTCGGATATCTCCTCGCTGGCCTCGGCCTTGCGCCCTCTCTCCGCTTCATCCAGATCGTCCTTGAACTGGGCCAGCCCGGACCTGAAAGCATTCAAATCAGATCTCAGGGTGTCGCCCATCTCCTTGAGTTCCGCCTGAACCCTTTCGGCCCGCTCCCTGTTTGAGTCCTCAAGGTCCGCTCTGAACCCGGCCAGTTTCTCGGCAGTTTCTGTCTTTATTTCAGAGATGCTTCTCACCCTCTCTTCGTAGGCATCGGCAATCTCTTCTGCCAATCTTGTCATATTCTCTGCTAACATGGGGGATCCTCCTTCGACCATTTGGTCGTGAATAAAGACATGCTTGAGATTCCACGTTCCGCGAGAAGGGGGGTATTGCTACATCCCGATCATATCTTCAAGGACGTCTTGAAGGTTTCTGTTTGCGAACCTGACCCTTAGGGGATGCAGATTGGCGTAATTGGTCATTGGTAAAATTGCAGGTCCCTGACCACGATAACAATGGATGACTATCGAATGACAGCGAAGTGAATGGCAACCGAATGACCAACGAATGACGGCCGCAGACCCAATGACCCATGACTAATGGCACCCCGCCACCGCCTGCCACTGGCTTTGAACCCTGCTGCGTGCCAGATCAAGATCCTCCAGCATGCGGCAGAGCTGTATCTCACGGTCGCCCTGCTGGATTCTGAGCGATGTGAGCATGAGCTTGAAATCACTTATCTTCACGTCCTCTCCCTTGCTCAGAAGGCGTTTGATGGCCGCCTTGAGTTCTTCCTGCTCCACCTGGACCCGTTTAAGCGCCCGGATGACGCCGGTCTCCCGTTCCTTCTGGCGTCTGAGGATGTCGTCCCTAATTGACTCCATATCCTTGAGGTTCGAGCGGCCACCCGAGATGACGATCTTCCTGAGTCGGTCGATCATCTCCGTCTCTTCCTTTTGAAAGCGGCTCAGCACATCTTCCGCTATCAGTTGATGAGAAAGCCGGCTTTCGCTTAAATCAGCCATCATCCGGTCGAAATCCGCTTTCCGCAGGCTCTCTCCCTTGGCAAGGTTGTCCCTCAGTCGCTCGATCATTTCCTCCAACTCCATTTGAAAACTCCTGAGAAACCCATAGGCCTGCTCCATCAGCCCGTTAACGGTCCTCACCCGCATTTCGTAGGAGTCAATCACGCTGTTTGCCAAAGCCTTCAGTTCGTCGCCTGTTCCCACTGTCGCACCTCTTCCATAAAAAACCGCAAATAACTCGGACAATTGCTTCAAGCCTTCAAATCGAAGAAGGGAGTATTGTCAGACTTATTTACGGTCTTCCAGTAATGGGGCCGGAGATTTCAGATATGCTCAAGATGTGTCTGCTATAATCTGATTTGCTCTGAGAGGGGTGCATGACGCCTCTGAGATCTCAAGGATACCTGGCAATCTCCCTTCAGTTGTGAGTGAATCGAAACGCTCTTACGCGGTCGCGGTGAGACCGATGGCTTCCGCGTATTTGAGATAGGTCTCAACACCAGCCACCACGGCCCTGGCCTCAACGGCCAACAGTTCGATGCCCACCAGGGATACCCTGGCCCATGCATCTACCACAACACCCTTGTCCAGAATCCTGTCGACAACCTCTGCCAGACTCGAGGATGCCATCGCTTTTTCCATTGCCATAATAAAATCTCCTTTCACTCTTTTAGGCTGCGATATGTGCCTTTTCTGTTGATGCGCCGAGCTGCAAGACAGCCCGTTCTCAGACGGATCACCAACCCCTACGCGGTTGCGGTGAGACCGATGGCCTCAGCGTATTTGAGATAGGTCTCAACACCAGCCACCACGACCCTGGCCTCAACGGCCAACAGTTCGATGCCCACCAGGGATACCCTGGCCCATGCATCTACCACAACACCCTTGTCCAGAATCCTGTCGACAACCTCTGCCAGACTCGAGGATGCCATCGCTTTTTCCATTGCCATGCCTTTTCACCTCCCTTCTATTTCAGATCGATACAGGTTTTGCCTCTTATTAAGCATTTTCTGTGCCATAGGCAATGGGACGTCAAACCTATCTGAATTGATTGAATTATCCGGAATGGGGCGAGCAAAAGGAGGCCCGGGGAACAACAAAAAGGTATGGCATCGCAACCCCAATTATGGCACGCGTGCAATAGGTGGGCGCGGGATTTCGGAATTTGGAATTTGGATCGCGGATTTTGGATCTTCTGACGTTGGGCGATGGAGGGTGGTTATTTGGTCGTGGGGCATTTGGCTGCGCCGTCATTTGCCCTTCGGGCGTCATTCATGGTCATTCTGTGGTCATTGGATTGCAGCAAATCTTCCGCGTCCTTTGGCCTTCGGCCGTCATTCAGTTGTCATTCGGTTGTCATTTGGCTTCGCCGTCATTCAGTTGTTCGCTGCTTACTGCCTCCTGCCTTTGGACTGCCAATCCAAAATTGTGCCTGAATGGGGTTTTCGTTCAGGCACTACCTAATCCCATGCGCCTTCATCTTTCTGAGGAGGGTCTTGTAATCTACCTTGAGTTTCCTGGCAGCCCTGCTTTTGTTTCCTTCTGATTCGGCCAAGGCCTCCTCGATAATCCCTTTTTCAACGGCAGCAGCATAGGATTCCACCATCTCCCTGAGGGACTTCTTTCCATCGCAGCCCGCTTCCATTACACCGGGGGCCTCCCCCTTCGAGGCTGGCATCGAATGGGGGCTGAAGGCCATGTGTCGAGACTGCATCGGGGCGTTCTCCTTGCAGAGGAGAACGGCCTCGCGGATCACATTCCGCAGCTCGCGTACATTCCCGGGCCAGTGATATGAAGAGAGGGCAATCAGGGACTCCCTGGAAAACCCGCCGCATCTTTTGTTGAGTTCCCCTTCCGCTTCATCCACGAACTTCTTGGCCAGGTAGGGGATATCCTCTTTCCTGTCCCTCATGGAAGGCACCCGAATGGTAAACTCGCTCAATCTGAAATAAAGATCGGCCCGAAAGCTTCCCGACCCCACGTCTTTTTCGAGGGACTGGTTCGTCGCAGCCACGATCCGGACATCAATCTCCACCGGTTTTATGCCCCCGAGTCGCTGTATCACCCGTTCCTGTATCGCCCGCAGCAGCTTCTGCTGTACCGTATAGGGGAGATTGCCTACCTCGTCCAGGAAAAGGGTGCCGCCGTCGGCCAATTCGAATTGTCCCGGCTTGTCGCCGGAGGCCCCGGTGAAGGCGCCCTTCATGTGACCAAAGAGTTCACTTTCGATCAGGGGTTCAGGGATGGCCCCGCAGTCCACGGCCACAAACGGACCCTTTTTCACCTCGCTCAGATGGTGGATAGCACGAGCCACAAGCTCCTTGCCCGTCCCGCTCTCTCCCTCTATCAGTACCGTAAATGAGGTAGGCGCAACCTTTTCCACATGCCGGATCAGCTTTCTGACCGGGTCGCTTTTCCCCATCGCCTCATGCAGGGAGGCACGTTCATCCAGGACGCTCCTCAGCCGCGCCACTTCATCCATCAGGTCCCGCTTTTCCAGGGCGCTCCGGATGGTAAAGAGGAGATCGTTGTTGTCCACAGGCTTGGTGACGTAATCATATACGCCCATCTTCATCGCCTTGACAGCAGAATCGATCTGGGCATAGGCCGTGATCATTACAATAGGTACGGCGGGGATCCGCTGTTTCATCGCCTCAGCCACCTGTAAACCGTTCAGCCCCTGCATCCGGTAATCCAGGAGGACCATGTGGGGGATATCCTTCTCCAGGTAAGCGAGTGCTTCATCGCCATTCTCTGCATGAATGACCTGGTATCCCGCTGCCTCGAGGACATTGCCAGTTGCCCAGCGAAAATCATGATCATCATCCACGATCAGAATCTGCCTGTGACTCGGCACATGGCCCTCACTCAGCATCGTTATCCTCCCTGTATACTATCGCCGGCAGCCGCACGCATACCCGAGTGCCCCCTTTCTCGGCACGTTCCACAGCGATAGTCCCATGATGTTTCTCCACGATGGAATGACAGATGCTCAAACCCAGGCCGGTCCCGCTGGCTTTAGTGGTAAAGAAGGGATCAAAGATTCTGTTGATGCAGTCTTCCGGGATGCCATGCCCGTTATCGATAATGCTCACTTCCACCATATGTTCCTTTGCGAGGAACCGCGACTCAAGAACGATGGCCCCCCTGTCTGAAACCGCGTGAATGGCGTTCTGGATGATATTCAGGAAGACCTGTCCCAGCTTCTCTCTGTCTCCAACGATCTTTGGAAGCCCCTTTCTCAAACGGCGTACAAAGCCGACGCGGGAGGGGTCCACCTCGAGTCTGCTCATCTTCAATATGCTTGTCAGCGCCTCGTTGATGTCCACCTCGCTATGCACTAAGTCACCGGGCCGTGCAAACGCCATCAGGTCATTGATGAGTTTAGTCGCGCGTTGACTGTTTCGATATATGACCTCAAAGTTCTCACGCACCAAACGCTCAAGTTTCATATTCTCAAGACAGAATTGCGAACAGGAACTGACCACGGCCAATGGATTTCTCAACTCATGGGCAAGACCGGCAGAGAGCTGGCCTAATGACGACAGCTTCTCTGTCCGCATCATCATTTCCTCGGCCTTTTTTTGTTTGGTGATGTCAAGGAATGAACCCATTATGCAGATCGGGCTGTCCGACTCATCCAAAACCACGCTGGCAGAGACCTGAACCGGAAAGGTGGCGCCGTCCTTCCGGACCGCAGCAACCTCATCCACATACCCGCCTTTCGTCCGTAAGGCCTCAACCGCCTTTTCACCCTTGATTTGGCTGTGGAAGAGCCTTCGAATCGGTTCCCCGATAAGTTCATTCGGATTGGAATATCCCCACATTTTAAGAAAGGCCCTGTTGGCATAGGTCATATTGCCTTCAAGGTCCGCAAGGGCAATCCCGCTGATAGAGGTGGCCATTGCCGCATCCCTGATTCTCAGGGACTCTTCGTTCTTCAGCCGCTCCGAGATATCCTGGATCATATGCATTGATGCAGGAGCTTCTGCCCACAGAGTCTCCGTCGTACGATCCTCAACCCATATGGATGACCCATCCTTCTTGATCAACCTGAAAGCCCTGGCATGCGGTATCCCTTTGCCCGATGATTGCTCCCAGTCGCCGTTGATGGCCGACTGCCAGTCATCGGGGTGTACAAAATCGATTAGGCTCATTTCCATAATTTCATCCCTCGAGTATCCTGTCATCTCAAGCGATGCCGCATTCGCGAATCTAACCTGATCTCCCTGGGAAATCAAGATCATGTTCGCCGAGCCTTCCACCATGTTTCTGTATTGGATCTGGGACTGTCTCAGATTAAAGGTTCTCTCCCTGGATTGCCTTTCCATTTCCTGGATTCGGCCCGGCATATCATCTCTGACGACATTCCCCTTGAGAACAAGCTCCCTGTTCCTCAGAGCTCTTCGAATGGAAAGCTTGATTTCCATGACGTCAAACGGTTTCAAAAGGTAGTCGTAGGCGCCATGTTTGAATAGAATCTCTCTCAAGGACTCAAGTTGGGCGTTCCCGGTAATCATCAAGACCTCTGTCGTCTCATCGATTTTTTTGATCTGTTTCAAGGCCTCTACCCCATCCATGTCCGGCATGACGATGTCCAAGATCGCAAGGTCAATCGGGTGATTCTTGGCCATTTCCACTGCATCCCTGCCATTACAGGCAAGAAATATCTGGCACCCCTCAGCCTCAATGAATCGCGCGAGTATATTGCGTACCGAATCTTCGTCATCCGCGATTAAAATGCTGTTTCCAAGCATGATCAGCTTCTCCGCCCTAATCCATCAAAAATGTATTAACAGGTCGCTTTTTTATAACCATGTGGATCTTCAAGCCTTAACGAAAGTCACTTCTTTAGTCCATTTTTTCGGTCAGCAGCTAATAACTCGGACGTACTCATGCCGGAGATGCGTGGTGAGCCCGGCAGGTTGCTAAGACCGGGTTACATCCTGGCGGAAATGGGTTCCGGGCAGTCTCTTCTTGGTAACGGCCCTCACGAAATTGAGGATGGCAGGCCTCCCGTCCCACTGAATCGGAACAGCATTCAATTCAACCCACAATTCCTCTTCGGACCGGCTCAACATCCTTAACGGATAGATGCCCCATACCTCATCACCCCTCAGGATCTGACGACATCTCTCGATGAGGGCATCTCTGTCTTCTGGATGGACAAGGTCGAAAAATGGAAGGTCCAGCAACTGGTTTGCGGTGAATCCAAACATCTCAGAAACGCGCTTGTTGGGGAATTTAATGGCGTCATCCTGTAAAACGAATATGGCATCGCTCGCGTTTTCAAAAAGGAGATGATACCTCTCCTCGCTTTTCCTCAGCGCCGCCTCCGCCTTCTTCTGCTCGGTGACATTACGGAAGATGACAAGTCGCTTTCCTTCGCTGTCGGGGATCGGATACATGCCCATGTGCACCTGATATTCATTCAGTATCAGCGGGTTGTCATCAGATACCTGTTTGAATTTCTCAGCGCCGCCTTCGAGCAATATCCTGACCGCCTTGCGACTTTCTTCCTGAAATAGATCCAGAAATGGACGCCTCAACATATCTTCCTCGGCCAAATGCATCAGAGACGCCGCACCCGAATTGGCATAAACAACCCGTCCGTCCGCGGCCAGTTCGAAGACGCCCTCGTCAATCTGCCCCAAAATGATCTCAAAGTGCCCTTGGATCGACAGAAGTTCCCGGGTAATGCCTCTTTCGCGAATCCTCCCGGGAAGCCCCATCGTTTCTGAAAACAGCTCGGATAGAGAATCCGTTCTTTTGTCAATAACGTTTAGAATTCTTACGGCCATCTCGTTAAGGGGGCCTTTGGCGATGCTGGCATCGACTCCTGCCCGCATAATATCGCCGGAATCTTCCGCGGCCGTTGCGGAAAGACTGACGATGTACGCATCCTTGAAATCCTTCATGTTGCGCAATATCCGGCACAGCCGTTTGCCATCGATATTGGGCATAACCATATCGAGGAATATGACATCCGGGGTAAATGATTCCAGAATGTCGAGTGCAGAAAGGCCGTCTTCCGCCGTCAATACCTCGTGCCCCTCATGTTTAAGGAGGTCCTTGATCACCTCAAGAAAAAAACGATCGTTATCCACTATAAGTATCTTTTTCATCGAACATCCTCAGAGCCTTCCCCCGCCAGTTCCATCTTATGGAAGTTCAACATCATGATGAAGGGAGTATTGTATTTTCGAGCAATGGCCAATATCACGGTCAATAATAGATCAGGGACCCTGGAGATCCTGGTATATCGAATCAAATGGTCTTTTTTAGGGGGACTATATGTCCCAAAAGGACGCATGAATGATACCACCGGCTACATCGAATCTCAAGAAAATAGAGGAACAGAGACGCAATGAGCTGGGCCCCGCCATTAGCCTTTCAGGCGTCATTCGCTTCGCTGTCATTTGGCCTGCGGCCGTCATTGGTTGTCATTCGGTGGGCATTCGGTTGTTTCCGGGCGGGGGACGTTGGACCAACGCGTCACTCGTTTCTTACTGCTTTCTGCCTACTGCTTACTGCCTACTGGCCTTAGGACCTCGGACTTTGGACTGTCTGAAACCATATACAAGGCCAACCGCTCGAACGCATCGTCATCGCCACCGGCCAGCACGGTCTCAAAATATGCCTTCACCGTATCCAAACGCTTCAGCTCGCTGACCTTGATGTCATCCTCCAGTTCGGCAATGACGTTATGAAAAGCGCCGATAAAAAGCACCCCCGTCTCCCCTTCTTTCAGGGTTTGGTTGATGGTCCTTGCGATGAACCGGTCCCTTTCCGCCATGAGCCGCGCTCCTTCATTCCTGTAGGAGGCGACGAGCCCCTCTTCCGGTTCGGACCCGGTTCCCGCAAGTTGCAGGATGCGATCGAATTCCCTTTTGAGGAGTTCGACATCCTCAGTTTTACGAAGCATGGCGCCCCGCGTGATCAAATCGAGGACAATCTGATGATTCGGGCTCCCCCTTCTGGCCCCCTCTTCGATGATCCTTCTCCCGAATTCGCCGTCGGCCATCAGCCCGTCCTGGTAAATCTTCAGGCCTGCTGGATCCATCCCTTTAAAATAGTCACGGATCCTCTCCCAGAACTGCGCGACGATTTCCTTATGTCTGAGCCACCTCTCCCTCCCGCATATTTCGAGGCTTCTTCTGTTAAGGGATGGGGCCATGCTTCCCAGATCGGCGTCCGCGTGAATCATTGGGATGTAAAGGAGGCTTCTCATAGATGTTGAAAGTCCAAAATCCGATGTCGATGGAATGACGGCCGCAGGCCAAATGACCACCGAATGACTATTGAATGACTATTGAATGACAGTGAAGCCAATGATGCGGTATTCCAAGGTCCGAAGTCCAACGTCCAAGGTCAAATGACTAATTACCCTTCGCCGCTATCTTGACCTCCAAGATCCCATTCTTGTACGTCCACCTCATATCCTCTACATTGGCCTCTCGAGACAGGAGCACCTCTTTCTGGTATTTTCGATTCGGGTCCTCCGCCCTGATATTGAGGATGTCCCCTTGAATACCGAGGGTTATGTCTTTTTCGTCGATCCCAGGCATCTCGGCCACCACATGAATCCCATCGGATTCGTCGAACACGTCCACGATGGGCTCCCGCACCTCTTCGACCACCGGCCCTTTGGGCGTCCGCTTGATATTGCCGAACGGTTCCACCGACGGCCTGCCGTCAGCCAGGGTGCGCACCCTGACCCCGTAGACGCCCTTGAGGTCTTTTAGCCCCCTGATCTTGTCCAGTCCGCTGAAATCGATTTCACCCGATTTGGACAGCTCTTCGCCCTTTTCCGCCAGCTTGTTCGCGGCATCGATCAGACTGCCCAGGCCCTTGAACAACCCGCCAAGCCCAAAATCAAAACCGACCCCACCATTCTTCTCTTCGTTTTTCCTTTTTCCGTCCATTTCTTTTGCCTCCTTCTCTGGCTCTGCGGCCCTTGGTGTTTGAATCTCCCAGACCCCCCGATTCTCGACGCACAACAGCTTGTTCGCCTCCAGAACCGATTTCAGTCCCTTCACCAGACCGTACCCGGCCAGACTGGACAGGATCGGAATGGAACTGACCACGGATGACGATACATTTAGGGACGCGCCTGCGATGGTCCCCAGACCGGCAAGTATCCCCGCAGGCGTCAGTTCCCTTAACATTCCACTGGTGGCAAACAACTCCGGATTCTCGCCCAACTCCTCGATAATCTGTGAAAACCGGTCCTTGTCTGTTTCTGACAAACTCTGAAATCTGGATATTCCAATCACCTGGATCGCCTTCAATCTGTTCAAAATGTCGTCTGAGGGCGCCGTCTGTCCCGCCTCGATCCTCATGATCGTACTGCGAGCAACGCCCAGCGTTTTGGCAAGCTCGGCCACTGACATGCTGCCGAACCTTTGTCGCAGTTCCTTGAGAACCCTGCCGCAGTTCTCCCGAGTCACCCATTTAGACGTTCCTTTCACGGCATTCGTTCCTTGGTCTCTTCCATAGAAGCGTTTTGCATGTGTTCACATTGTTGCATGATGGTCCATCTCGTAGCAACTATAAGCATGTTTATTAACCTGTCAAACAATTTTGTACTGCTTTTCAAATTCGATCGATACCAATGGATCGCTTATCAGGAGGTACCGGACGGCAAGTTCTATCTGGACGCCTTTGTCCGAAGGGCCAAGAATCCGATGGTGCAAGGCAAACCACAAGTGGCTGTAATCATGGGAAGCGCGTCTGATTCAGAAGTGATGAAGGGATGTTTGGAACTCCTCAGAGAACTGGAGCTGCCGCATGAGGTAAAGGTGCTCTCAGCTCACCGGACCCCTGATCTGACCAGGGCGTATGCCGTTTCTGCGGCCGATCGCGGAATTGAAGTGAT
The DNA window shown above is from Deltaproteobacteria bacterium and carries:
- the gvpN gene encoding gas vesicle protein GvpN, producing MSIDGSITVLEPRSLPNFVETPYVRDIAERAMSYIAAGFPIHFRGISGTGKTTLAMHVAAMIGRPVVMIHGDEEFSTSDLVGGETGFRSRKVVDNYIHTVLKTEEDMHKRWADNRLTVACKNGFTLIYDEFTRTRPEANNILLSVLQERMLDLPAPRHGEGNYLKVHPDFTAIFTSNPEEYAGVHRSQDALRDRMITLDIDYFDEETEVRITEFKSGLVNGDATKIVRIVRGLRDSDAYEFAPTIRGCIMIAKTLAVRQASVDKKDPVFRQVCMDILSSETSRIGMAGSHAKVKEVINELIDQIC
- the gvpA gene encoding gas vesicle structural protein GvpA (There are 14 genes on the gvp gene cluster in halophilic archaea. The product of gvpA is a structural component of gas vesicles, which provide buoyancy to cells and promote flotation. It has been reported that the products of gvpAO and gvpFGJKLM represent the minimal set required for gas vesicle formation in halophilic archaea.); amino-acid sequence: MAMEKAMASSSLAEVVDRILDKGVVVDAWARVSLVGIELLAVEARAVVAGVETYLKYAEAIGLTATA
- the gvpA gene encoding gas vesicle structural protein GvpA (There are 14 genes on the gvp gene cluster in halophilic archaea. The product of gvpA is a structural component of gas vesicles, which provide buoyancy to cells and promote flotation. It has been reported that the products of gvpAO and gvpFGJKLM represent the minimal set required for gas vesicle formation in halophilic archaea.) — translated: MAMEKAMASSSLAEVVDRILDKGVVVDAWARVSLVGIELLAVEARVVVAGVETYLKYAEAIGLTATA
- a CDS encoding sigma-54 dependent transcriptional regulator encodes the protein MLSEGHVPSHRQILIVDDDHDFRWATGNVLEAAGYQVIHAENGDEALAYLEKDIPHMVLLDYRMQGLNGLQVAEAMKQRIPAVPIVMITAYAQIDSAVKAMKMGVYDYVTKPVDNNDLLFTIRSALEKRDLMDEVARLRSVLDERASLHEAMGKSDPVRKLIRHVEKVAPTSFTVLIEGESGTGKELVARAIHHLSEVKKGPFVAVDCGAIPEPLIESELFGHMKGAFTGASGDKPGQFELADGGTLFLDEVGNLPYTVQQKLLRAIQERVIQRLGGIKPVEIDVRIVAATNQSLEKDVGSGSFRADLYFRLSEFTIRVPSMRDRKEDIPYLAKKFVDEAEGELNKRCGGFSRESLIALSSYHWPGNVRELRNVIREAVLLCKENAPMQSRHMAFSPHSMPASKGEAPGVMEAGCDGKKSLREMVESYAAAVEKGIIEEALAESEGNKSRAARKLKVDYKTLLRKMKAHGIR
- a CDS encoding PAS domain S-box protein, with translation MLGNSILIADDEDSVRNILARFIEAEGCQIFLACNGRDAVEMAKNHPIDLAILDIVMPDMDGVEALKQIKKIDETTEVLMITGNAQLESLREILFKHGAYDYLLKPFDVMEIKLSIRRALRNRELVLKGNVVRDDMPGRIQEMERQSRERTFNLRQSQIQYRNMVEGSANMILISQGDQVRFANAASLEMTGYSRDEIMEMSLIDFVHPDDWQSAINGDWEQSSGKGIPHARAFRLIKKDGSSIWVEDRTTETLWAEAPASMHMIQDISERLKNEESLRIRDAAMATSISGIALADLEGNMTYANRAFLKMWGYSNPNELIGEPIRRLFHSQIKGEKAVEALRTKGGYVDEVAAVRKDGATFPVQVSASVVLDESDSPICIMGSFLDITKQKKAEEMMMRTEKLSSLGQLSAGLAHELRNPLAVVSSCSQFCLENMKLERLVRENFEVIYRNSQRATKLINDLMAFARPGDLVHSEVDINEALTSILKMSRLEVDPSRVGFVRRLRKGLPKIVGDREKLGQVFLNIIQNAIHAVSDRGAIVLESRFLAKEHMVEVSIIDNGHGIPEDCINRIFDPFFTTKASGTGLGLSICHSIVEKHHGTIAVERAEKGGTRVCVRLPAIVYREDNDAE
- a CDS encoding PAS domain S-box protein — encoded protein: MKKILIVDNDRFFLEVIKDLLKHEGHEVLTAEDGLSALDILESFTPDVIFLDMVMPNIDGKRLCRILRNMKDFKDAYIVSLSATAAEDSGDIMRAGVDASIAKGPLNEMAVRILNVIDKRTDSLSELFSETMGLPGRIRERGITRELLSIQGHFEIILGQIDEGVFELAADGRVVYANSGAASLMHLAEEDMLRRPFLDLFQEESRKAVRILLEGGAEKFKQVSDDNPLILNEYQVHMGMYPIPDSEGKRLVIFRNVTEQKKAEAALRKSEERYHLLFENASDAIFVLQDDAIKFPNKRVSEMFGFTANQLLDLPFFDLVHPEDRDALIERCRQILRGDEVWGIYPLRMLSRSEEELWVELNAVPIQWDGRPAILNFVRAVTKKRLPGTHFRQDVTRS
- a CDS encoding helix-turn-helix domain-containing protein, whose protein sequence is MKGTSKWVTRENCGRVLKELRQRFGSMSVAELAKTLGVARSTIMRIEAGQTAPSDDILNRLKAIQVIGISRFQSLSETDKDRFSQIIEELGENPELFATSGMLRELTPAGILAGLGTIAGASLNVSSSVVSSIPILSSLAGYGLVKGLKSVLEANKLLCVENRGVWEIQTPRAAEPEKEAKEMDGKRKNEEKNGGVGFDFGLGGLFKGLGSLIDAANKLAEKGEELSKSGEIDFSGLDKIRGLKDLKGVYGVRVRTLADGRPSVEPFGNIKRTPKGPVVEEVREPIVDVFDESDGIHVVAEMPGIDEKDITLGIQGDILNIRAEDPNRKYQKEVLLSREANVEDMRWTYKNGILEVKIAAKGN
- a CDS encoding AIR carboxylase family protein; the protein is MVQGKPQVAVIMGSASDSEVMKGCLELLRELELPHEVKVLSAHRTPDLTRAYAVSAADRGIEVIIAGAGWAAHLAGAIAAHTTLPVIGVPVDSSPFKGLDHEESNRR